The Nicotiana tabacum cultivar K326 chromosome 1, ASM71507v2, whole genome shotgun sequence genome segment CTATTAGTTCGGgagcttttgttcttcttcttttagcTCCAACTTCCCCGAGCTGAGAATAGACGCTATTTAAGAACGTACTGTAGCTGAGCGGCCATGAATTTTACATGTGATTGTGCTACACTATTGTGAAGAAAAAACTTAGTGATATGCTGGCCCTACTATATCCTATTTAGTCGTTGCAGAGTGCCTTGTCATTTCTTCAACCTGTAACCGAAAATCCAAACTGAAATTTTCATATGTAATTTGAACTGCCCGCACGGCCATCCCTGGTAGGGACTGTGTTAAAGAAGGAAAACATAAAAAAGGTGTAAAACCAACCATTAGAGAAAAAGATGTGCAACATTGATAGAGGCTCTTATGATTTGACTCAAAATTGGGGTCATTAACAAGTTCTACTCCTTCCTATTCTTCAAATCTTGGTttagaaaactaaaaaaaaaaaaaggatgtcCCATAAGCATGAGATATCTCGGTAAATAAACAATTGGGAAAAATTTAGTCACACCGTGTGTTCAGGGGCGAAATTATGTTGGCCCGAGGGTAGTCAATTGAACACTCTTTGTCGAATAATTATACTactatataggtaaaatattactttttattgattaaaaatagattttgaaCACCTTTGaatttgaacacccttattgATTTTTCTGTCTTCGTCACTGCGTGTGTTTGTATCAAACTAATTGATTATGATATATGTTTTGTGCAGAGACTTATCTTATTTAATTATGGTTAAGTAATACATATTCTCACCCAAGTAAGTTGATACGATTTGGCGTCGACAAATGATGGTTGTTCTTGCTGATGGTTTCTGCAAGACAAGGGAATTCTTTTCATCCACCCCTTAATCAATTATCCACAAGACCAcaagtaggggtgtacaaagtaAACCGACAAATCgtaccaacccgataatccgagtcaaatcgagaaaaaaaccgactatggtttgatttgatttggtttggtgttggaaaaaaaactcgacaataattggtttggtttggttttaactaaagaaagtcaaaccgaaaccaaaccaacccgacattacatatatagaaattttagatatatttaatatataaatatacttattgtgatataatttataaatatttcttaaaaaatttcataattttatcttttaagatattatttcaaggttggacttagaacttttgaatgttccaataagttttatagccattaatattcGTAAATTAAATATGCTAACAAAAgccaaaaccaaaatcaaatcaatactaatgctaacaaaagacattcaactCAATACTATGAacgagaatgtattgaatattttttttttgtcttgcaataatttagataaaaatgcataacctatttttattttttctttaacgtttagtcatgtaattaatactcccttattagtctacttattttatcatgacttagtacttttagattatacttatttttattatgactttttaattagcaatattcatattacataattttattgtctatATTGtagaatattttaggataatgccatgacacatctcatatttcgtattatttttttggaaaatattttatatagttgtatcttactaggattaaagaaatattttaagcataatttatattttttgttcTACGAAAATTTTAccgtaacccccccccccccaaattcgAATAACCCGAAAATCCGAGAAAATACGATAAAAACCGAGAGTtaaaaacccgagttttattggtttgggttggtctttaaatttaataacccgacacaattgatttgatttgataattataaaatctgaaccaacccaacctatgtacacccctaaccACAAGTAGCAATTCTAGCAAAATGGTGAATTGACTTTagagtttgtgaagaaaaaagtcATATTCAGCTTGGAATCAACAAACTTGTGAGCCCTCTGTTGGTCATCCATTTATATCCCAGGATAAATGACATTATATAGttgttgtaaaaataataatcgaaaaatatttaaaatttatatatattttgtatatatatatatatttatatatcatgtcatatacaaaaattatacactTTTTTGATTATTAGACGTAAATAATTTTTGACGGAGACTAAAAGTGATAATATTACTTTATCCAACTTTTAGTCGATAAATCATATCTAAGGAGTTTGTCTTCTACAAATTTGTTTTTCACTAGCTCATCactttatcatttttcatatttgGAACCTACTGACCCACTAATCTAGAAAAGGCGGTACGATGCTAATTTAAGAGGAAAGTACTCTTTATTAAAACGAATTTATTTTCACTGCTCAAACtcataatttctatatttagaataTAATCTATGGGTTCACCAGAACCCATAATTTCAGTTCAGACCTTTTATATATACTAGAAaacttattaaaataataaattttgaacaTATTAATTAGATGAAATGTGGTAGAATTTAGAATCTGAACCCATAAAGTGATAAGTATGGGATCGGTCACATGAATACTCACTAATCATGTTTCTCTAGTTAGTGGGCGTTtcaacataaaaattataaaatttcagaaaaagtgaaaaaataaaattttaaatgaaaattagagttgtgtttagaCATGAATATAAAtttaggttatttttgaatttttgtgagtgatctcaagtaaaaattttaagaaataatttttcagaatttttcaaattttcaaaaaattccgaaatttatcttcaaaatgaaaataaaaaatttcaacgccaaatattaatttcgaaaaaaataaaataaaaatcggaAAAAGGAATCTTTTTGTGTGGCCAAACGGGACTTTATTTCATATTAGGCCAATAATGTACAAAACAACAAGAAATACAATAAATAGTGTTATTagttttctatattttcttttgGCATAAAAATCTCAATCAGAGCTAAATGACACAGAAAAACATAAAACTTAAAGTACACATTTTAACCACATACACCCAACTCATTGACTAGTCAGAATCTTGCCTAACCTCAAATATTatgcataaaaaattattttatccaTAAGCGGAGCCAGAATTTAAAGATTAGAAATTCGGAATTATAACTTTTTTAAATtagattctaaattaataattattatataattaataaattttataagACAAATACATAATTTGAATCAAAATTAGTTTATTCGACCGAAACCGTAGCGGATGGCTGGTTCCGCCCATGTTTATCTTTGTACTGAAGGAACATTATTCTATTGAGAAgagaaaatatatattaattgGCTAAAGAAAAGGATAAAGAGGGAAGTGATAAATAAGGGAGATTCCAAATTTCAGTACATACAGTTTTTGTCAGTAAACAAAAATTCTTGGATCAAAGATGAAAATATTAGTAGTATTACTCTGTTTGATGGCTACTTTGTTCATCGATGGAACAGTAATTGCAGCAGGTGAATATGTTCGTCCTCCGCCTCGTAAAACCTTTCATCTGCTATGGAATTCTAGGCCTTCCTCACAACCTCAGCAGGTAActattattttgaatttaaagttcatttcttttgtttttactCTGATTTTAGCTctagtttttttgtttttttataaatGAATCGGGTTAAAACCGGAAGGTTACTATTCGGGTCGGATATATGAATCGGTTTTGCTCTAATTGGTAGCTTTAACTAACTTATGGGATTACACTTTCTTTGTTAACTGGATTTGGTTCCATCTTAGTGTTgtgaaaagaaagaatgaaactTCTTATTGCCTGTTGTAAAATTTTGTCCTTTTGAAGAGAAAATGGACGAATTTGTCACTGTACGAAATTGAGCTACTGTGAGCTCTGTTAGGGGGTGTTTGGTACGATGGATAAGCAAAAATAATCCTCGGATAAAAATTTAGTACCTTCTTATCCTTTATTTGGTTACTAATCTCGGGATTAAAAATAGTACCGGCATAACTTATACTTGCCAGAGGGCGAAATTAATAATAATGTCAGGATAAGTTATCTGGGATAAAGTAGTAAAATTGACAATCTGAGGATTAATACAACATATCAAACAGTCAATAAGAAATAATACCATGATAATTAATCTCAGCAAAACTAATCTCCCTATAACTAATCCTAGCATAACTTGTCTTCAAAGCAAACGACCCCTTAGACTTCTGATCTAATCTTGCCCTGCTTTTATGAAAGGGTTTTGTTTTTGTCCTTGACCCCTAACGGAACTTCAATCTTAAGGTTATTTTAAACCAAAGTCGAAAGTTGAGAGGTAGAGCAAATTTGGACCTTTTCCTTGTTAAAATAATTTGGCTTTTAGCACCTAGTGATTAATGAAGCTGAAGGGATATCAGGGATTAAATCCTAAGCAGAGCAACAAAAACAATGTGGGTGATTTTTTGCATTTGTCCAAGACTTGGTGGACAGAGTTATTGGTACCTATAGGTGAGAGGTAGCAAGTCTGTCTGCAAAGCGGGTGCGGATATCACTGTTATCCCAAATAAAAGTTGAATgatcatttttggttttgatttgttAAGGCCCTTACGGAATCCTATGTTATGCCTCTATGATCAGTTTGAGTCTGCTTATATAGACCATCTTTCGGTTCCTTAAGTTACTGAATATTGACCTGGAGTCAATATTTCTTTCTTCACAGAAAGGTACATTACCAGTTACTAGTATAGATTTTATGTGTTTCTTTGTACGACAAGCATAATTAAGTTAGCCGTGGTATGCCCGAGGTTCATTTGAATGACATCACTAAAGCTTGTAAGCCCctagaactatatattttttgtttcatttatGTTTGTCTAAATTTGTTATTAATGTTATTTTATGTTTTCAAAGACCTGTTGACTTTAGCGTGTAAAGTGATTATTTTGCATTTGGGTTCACGGTTTGAGCCGTGTGGACTTCATCAACGGAATTGATTCTCTCGTTGCAGGTTCACATCTCCTTAGCTGGGGACAAACACATTCGGGTCACATGGGTCACCACTGATGCATCTTGTCCTTCTATTGTTGAATATGGAACATCGCCTGGAAAATACAGTGCTACAGCTAAAGGAGAAAGTACCAAGTATAGTTATCTATTATATAGTTCGGGGAAGATACATCACACTGTCATTGGACCATTGCAAGAAAATACCACGTACTTCTATAGATGTGGAGGAGAAGGTCCTGAGTTCCAGCTGAAAACTCCACCCTCTAAATTTCCAGTTACTTTTGCTGTGGCCGGTGATTTAGGCCAAACTGGATGGACTAAGTCAACTTTGGACCACATTGACCAATGCAAATATGATGTTCATTTGCTCCCTGGTGATCTTTCTTATGCTGATTATTTACAATATAGGTGGGACACATTTGGTCAACTCGTTCAGCCGCTCGCTAGTGCTAGGCCATGGATGGTGACAGAAGGGAATCACGAAAAAGAAAGCATAATATTTCTAGAAGATGGGTTTGTCTCGTATAACTCAAGGTGGAAGATGCCATTTGCGGAAAGTGGATCCACTTCAAATCTCTACTATTCGTTTGATGTTGCTGGGGTTCATATCATTATGCTCGGTTCATATACTGCTTATGATGAATACTCTGATCAGTATAGCTGGCTGAAGGTTAGTAAAATGAACAATGCTCTATGTTTGAAGAAATTTATGATCAGGAATGAAAGTCATTAATTTGCTTTTGTTTCACAGTTTCACTTATGATATTTGAGGAATTTCCGATCTTTTGGAAGTTCCAACATATGAAggttaaaaataattttgttgCTTATACTTCCAGATTTTATAGATATCTTTGTCCGATGTTATATTAAGAGATTTTAAAACTTACATGAAAAACGGACCTAGTATCTGTAGTGAGGAGAGAATGAGCCGAGGCATGTAGTTTTTGAAGCAGTCGGACTTAGAATCTGTACTTTCAGGATAAAAAGCCAACATGTTGATTATGCCGAGGTGGTGAGCAGGCAAGAATCCAGTTTGGTTGGGGAGTGGGTTGAGATCCAAAGTAGCTTCCTTATAATCTTCAACCTACAGCTTTGGGTACAGAAAGACTACTTCTATTTGTATTTCATATCATATAATTAGAAGACATCCTCTTATCTAAGCTCTCAGCATTGTTAGTATATTATTGTTGAAGGAAAGATTAGAGAACCAAGAATCTCTTCAGATTCCATACTTCTTTGAAAATCACAATGACCTACTATCTAATTTAGTCAATTATGGACCTTGAGCTGCAGGTTGATCTTCTAAAGGTGAATCGTAAAAGAACACCGTGGTTAGTTGTGTTATTCCATGTGCCATGGTATAATAGTAATAAAGCCCATCAATGTGAAGGTGATGACATGATGGCAGCTATGGAGCCTTTGCTGTATGCTGCTGGCGCAGATATAGTAATCACTGGGCATGTTCATGCTTATGAGCGCACGGTATGCCTTCATTGCTTTTGCTTTTTCTACttgattcaacaacaacaacccagtataatcccacaagtggggtctggggagggtagtgtgtacgcagaccttacccctaccctggggtagagaggctgtatCTGATATACCTTCGGCACAAGAAGATGAAATGAGACACTTTTTCTTCTTGATTCCTTACCTAATTGTATCTATTTGACAACAGAAACGAGTTTACAATGGTAAACCTGATCCGTGTGGCGCTGTCCACATAACAATTGGCGATGGAGGAAACAGAGAAGGTTTAGCACGCAAGTAAGTAGCCCTTGTAGTAATTTCTCCCGTCATCTTGAGCATATTAACCATATAATGACAATGGCTGTAGCGCCAACAAGTCGAATTCTTAAATGATCTTTGTTTCTTTTCGGTTTGGACTGGATTTAGCTCAAGAGGTTTTACCATAGTAGTTGAGCGACTTTGACAACAAAGGAGAGAGTACAAACAAAAAAAGGGCAAGCACTTATACCGGGCTTTGTGAAGCCGAAGGCTCACTTAAACTGTTCTGGAAACTTAATCAAGTACTACCCCATAGGAAAAAAAGAAGTTTCCTcccccccaccccacccaccCCCCCATTTTGAGTTCCAAAATTTTAAAGCACTACTAGTCCTAGCATTGCTTGTGCCGTTTTCATAGGACTCTTTTCCTATTCTCTATGTTGATAACTGTAGTTAAATATTAAGCATTAGTGTAAAATATGACATGAAGTTTACATGTCTTGGCACATTTAACAGGTACAAACAACCCCCGCCAGAATGGTCAGTCTTCCGAGAAGCGAGCTTTGGTCATGGTGAACTTAAGATGGTTAATTCAACTCATGCGTTTTGGAGTTGGCATAGGAACGACGATGATGAACCAGTGAGGTCTGATCAGGTTTGGATAACCTCATTGATCAGTTCAGGGTGCAATACTGGAGATAGCCATGAACTGAGAAAGATTCTTATGGCCTCTTAGTCCTGCATTCAACTGTATTCTATAGGCATGTAGATACATACAGGGGCGAAGCTACACTCTTTTAAAGGTGTCGgaaaattacattgtatatataGGCATAATATTAGGTTTTACATGTATATAATATAGATTGAACACCTTTTGTCGATTTTTTTtaacttctttcaagtttgaacactaTTGGAGAAATTCCTGGATTCACTACTGGAGACATAGTCAGATAATTGATTGTACTAATGTTGTATCGGGCAACCACATAAGAAACtgcggaaaattttattttgtgtcttatacaactgacactagttgtatgaagTATCTTTTTGTCTCATAGTTTTGTGACTTCcttcgttccaatttatgtgaacctgtttgactaagtgcggagtttaagaaaaaaatgagaacttttgaaatttgtggtcaaGAAAAGGGCCcaaaatatttgtgtggttataaaagctttccattaagggtagaattgtaagtgtaagctaaattgttaccaaattcagaatgaagtcattctttttgaaatggaccaaaaagaaaataggttcccATAAACTGGAACAGATGTAGTATCTTCTATTAACTAAGCAataaaacaaacatataaaactAATTCAAATTAAAGATGTAATAAAACAGATATAATAaagttcttcctttctttttaaactttttaaacCCTTTTTCTATCTTGTTGGTTATAAGGAATTGTCTTCTAATGAAGGTTTAAATTGATGGATACATAAACATCAGAAAAGGGCCAAAAATACCCCTAACGTATTGAAAATGGTTCAAAAATGCCCTTCATTAACCTTTTGGTCTAAAAATACCCCTAACGTATTGAAAATGGCTCAAAAATACCCTTAACGTTTTATTCTAGGCTCACATATACCATTGAGACTAACAAAACATGGATGGTAAATTTTTGGCTCACCTTCCATCAAAATACCATATATTTTCTTATATGTATTTTATACcacatatataaattatatatatacatcataatACGTGTAAACAAATAAAATATCCCATACATATTCTTTAAAGTTGtgtattttataaattatatatatcatTATTAGATAATTTATCACATATACTATTATAATAGAAAATATATAAGAACTATCGGTCGAAGTTATAACATGTTAAAATAAGGGAGCAGTTCCGCTCCATTACAATTTGTTCCATTAGATGTCAGTATTGCTTTGAATAAGTAACATATGTCTTTGTAAATTTTTAAAGGAtgagatttttttatttattaattctctattattattatggtTAAGTTTCTAAAAAAATATGTGAATGACCCGTCAACATTATGTTCTTCCCAGAAagtaatatatatgtatatacatacatatatacatatatatatatatatatatatatatatatatatatatatatatatatatatatagtataaaatacatataaaaaatattatatattgatGGAAGGTAAACCAAAAATTTACCATTCATGTTTTGTTAGTTTCAAGGGTATATGTTATAACTTCGACCAGTGattcttatatattttctattttaataGTATATGTGATAAATTATATAATAGtgatatatataaagtataaaatacACAACTTTAAGGAATATGTATGGGATATTTTGTTTGTTTACATGTattatgatgtatatatataatttatatatgtggtataaaatacatataaaacaaTATATGATATATTGATGGAAGGTGAACCAAAAATTTGCCATTCATGTTTTGTTAGTTTCAAGGGTATATGTGagccaaaaataaaatattaagggTATATGTGACCCATTTTCAATATTTTAGGGGTATTTTTAGACCAAAAGGTTAACGAAAGGGCATTTTTGAGTCATTTTCAATACGTTAGGGGTATTTTTAGACCAAAAGGTAAACGAAGAGCATTTTTGAACATGTTAGGGGTATTTTTGGCTCTTTTCCGCATAAACATTAATGCATGGAAACTGTTGAATTTGGGCAAAACtatttgtcccacatcggtgggaagagaagggttggggggattttccccctataaaagaaggcttaatgtttaggatttaaacacacctctcatttgccttctcatctgtttaaggcatttgtatcttctctctttagtattatttcacttgtatttttggagtgaaataaaatattggttgtgtccgaggagtaggcaaaattagccgaacctcgtaaattctggtgttccctttattgttgctttattgtcttatttattatttggtggctgtcataatttttggtatagtagttgtgacttattcacactatatacatttggcttccgcaacaattggtatcagagccaaggtactgtctaagtatgctctgtggttgcagcatagtctgatcttccacatcagaaaagatttatcttggtaactgagtcaaggttctgtctgagtatgctctgtggttgcagcttagtctgatcttccacaccagaaaggaaataatcttgatttgtgtcgtcagctattaaataatatttgtgtcaaagatgggagacaataaacaagaagaatctacatcaagtgtcaacaatacgtcatcattggcatcttcgcttatgacaagaattgtgtcaaatgcgaaatttgcggtcgaaatatttgacgggtccggacattttgggatgtggcaaggcgaggttctagatgtcctttttcaacaagggctagatctggccattgaagaaaagaaaccagatgttattggagaagaagattggagaattatcaaccgtgttgcttgcggtactattcgatcctaccttgctagagagcagaaatatccatacacaaaggaaacttctgcaagtaaattatggaaagcactggaggataaatttttgaagaaaaacagtcaaaataaattgtacatgaagaagagactgtttcacttcacctatgttcctggtaccacgatgaatgaacatatcaccagtttcaataagttggtcacagatttgcaaaatatggatacaacttatgatgatggtgacttggccttaatgtttttggcgtcacttcctgatgagtacgagcaccttgaaactactctactccatggaaatgacgaaatttctctcagagaagtttgttcggctttgtacaactatgaacaaagaaagcgagaaaaacagaagggcggagaaggagaagcactgtttgtgaggggtcgtcctcaaaatcaaacgaggacaaagaagggaagatccaagtcaagatccagacccagcaaagatgaatgtgccttttgtcgagaaaaaatgcactggaagaaagactgtccgaagttgaagaataaggccaaacataacaatagaaaggctattatggattcaaatgtagctgattgtgatgattcagacttctcattagttacaacagagtcatcaacatcatcagacatatggttgatggactcggcttgtagctatcatatgtgtcccaacagggactggttcgtggaatttcaagaaggagaatatggagtcgtccacacagcggataacagccctcttacctcatatggcattggttcaatacgattaaggaaccatgatggaatgatcagaacattgacagatgttcgatatgtaccggatttgaagaagaatctcatctctgtgggagccctagaatcaaaagggttcaaaatcattgcagaaaatggagtgatgagagtatgctccggtgcactagtggtaatgaaggctaatcggaagaataataatatgtaccgctatcataacagtacagttattgggacagcgacagtgacatccagtgatgacaaagaagcagaagcaaccaagctatggcacatgcgcttgggacatgctggaggaaaatccttgaaaactctatcagatcaaggattgttaaaatgagtaaaggcttgcaacttggagttttgtgagcattgtgtcaaagggaaacagacaagggttaaatttggtacagcgatccataatactaaaggcattttggattatgtacactctgatgtttggggtccttccaaaacaccttcattgggtgtgaagcactattttgtaacctttgttgatgattttcccgaagagtatgggtgtatacaatgaagagcaaagatgaagtgttgggaatttttctcaaatggaagatgaTGGtagagaatcaaacaggcaagaggatcaagtgtattcgcacagacaatggaggtgaatacaaaagtgatcatttcaataaggtctgtgaaaatgatggcatcgtccgacacttcactgttagacatacaccacaacagaatggagtggcagaacgtatgaaccggaccttgctggagaaggtacagtgtatgttgtccaatgctggcttgggcaaagaattttgggctgaggcagttacatatgcatgtcacctcattaatcgcttaccatctgctgctattgatggcaagacaccatttgaaaaatggtatggaaaacctgttatagattataactctttgcacgtgtttggctcaactgcatattatcatgtgacggagtcaaaattggatccaagggcaaagaaggctatttttatgggaattacttctggagtcaaaggatatcgcttatggtgtcctatgacaaagaaagtaatattcagcagggatgttacctttgatgaatctgctatggtaaataaggtaacagaagataccaaacaaaatgaaggtgcttctaagcaggtggagtttgagggaaaatttatttttcctacacaagaagcagatgaggaaacaaatgaagattaccctatggaaggagagccagtagaggagattccaactcaggaacctcaacaacaacttgaatcaatagcaaccagcaggccaaaaagaacaataatgaaacctgttcgtctcatagagacggttgcttgtgcaacctcaattgtagctgatgatgttcctaccacttataaagatgccgtccaaagttcagaagaagataagtggaggattgccatgaatgatgaactacagtcccttcatcagaatcatacatggagattggccaatctcccgaagggaaagaaagcaattgggtgcaaatgggtatttgcaaagaaagaaggatttcctaaccaagtagatgttcgctacaaagtaAGATTgatggccaaaggatatgctcaaaaggagggaattgattacaatgaagtattttctccagttgtaaaacattcctccattagaattatgttggctttggtagcacaattggatttggaactagttcagatgaatgtaaaaactgcgtttttacatggaaacttggaggaggaaatctacatgactcagccagaaggattcaaagttgatggaaaagaaaatatggtgtgcaaacttgaaaaatcattgtacggattgaaacaatcttctagacaatggtgcaagcgatttgacgagtttatgttgcggcaagggtacaagagaagcaaatacgatcattgtgcgtatttgcacaagcttaaagatggttcctttgtatatcttctcctatatgttgatgatatgttgatagcttccaagaatttggaagaaattgataagttgaagattcaactgaagaaggagttcgagatgaaggatttgggtgaggcaaagaaaattcttggcatggagataattagagatagacgttcaaagaacctctgtttatctcaaaaggaatatttgaagaaagtacttcaacgttttggcatagatgacaagactaagccagttagtactccacttgcttcccattttaagctaagtagtattatgtcgccaatggatgaagctgaacgagagtatatgtcaaaggtaccatacgcaaatgctgttggtagcttgatgtatgcaatggtttgcacaaggcctgacattcacaagctgttg includes the following:
- the LOC107769968 gene encoding purple acid phosphatase 18-like, which produces MKILVVLLCLMATLFIDGTVIAAGEYVRPPPRKTFHLLWNSRPSSQPQQVHISLAGDKHIRVTWVTTDASCPSIVEYGTSPGKYSATAKGESTKYSYLLYSSGKIHHTVIGPLQENTTYFYRCGGEGPEFQLKTPPSKFPVTFAVAGDLGQTGWTKSTLDHIDQCKYDVHLLPGDLSYADYLQYRWDTFGQLVQPLASARPWMVTEGNHEKESIIFLEDGFVSYNSRWKMPFAESGSTSNLYYSFDVAGVHIIMLGSYTAYDEYSDQYSWLKVDLLKVNRKRTPWLVVLFHVPWYNSNKAHQCEGDDMMAAMEPLLYAAGADIVITGHVHAYERTKRVYNGKPDPCGAVHITIGDGGNREGLARKYKQPPPEWSVFREASFGHGELKMVNSTHAFWSWHRNDDDEPVRSDQVWITSLISSGCNTGDSHELRKILMAS